A single Nocardioides bizhenqiangii DNA region contains:
- a CDS encoding DUF2510 domain-containing protein — MSDPNQPSTPPGWYPDGQGGQRWWDGSKWTEHTQPPAGGAPAAPPAPASPGVPGPDLPTQVAPNRASSYPGGQPGQPAAPQQPQQPQQGVYGAPAGGTGSFGQPTGQPGYGQQPFGASTTGGGSGGGRGKLFAIIGGAVGALILVVILVVVLFNIVLGGGPEDVTEDYLDAVFEEDYGKECELLSEDYRESNLGDADDCDEYAEDREKEDEEFEEEFENEYDQSYDDFIGDIDRDVEIKDVEEKGDDEAIVDWEIKYEYTGDNDDIIDGQLDGETEETSTGTFKLVKEDGDWKVDDPYYSDEE; from the coding sequence ATGTCCGACCCGAACCAGCCTTCGACCCCTCCCGGGTGGTACCCCGACGGCCAGGGTGGCCAGCGGTGGTGGGACGGCAGCAAGTGGACCGAGCACACCCAGCCTCCCGCGGGCGGCGCGCCGGCGGCCCCGCCGGCCCCGGCGTCGCCGGGCGTCCCCGGCCCTGACCTGCCGACGCAGGTCGCGCCGAACCGCGCGTCCAGCTACCCGGGCGGCCAGCCCGGCCAGCCTGCTGCTCCCCAGCAGCCCCAGCAGCCGCAGCAGGGCGTGTACGGCGCGCCCGCCGGCGGCACCGGCAGCTTCGGACAGCCGACCGGCCAGCCGGGCTACGGCCAGCAGCCGTTCGGCGCCTCCACCACCGGCGGCGGCTCCGGTGGCGGCAGGGGCAAGCTGTTCGCCATCATCGGCGGTGCGGTCGGCGCGCTGATCCTCGTCGTGATTCTGGTCGTCGTGCTGTTCAACATCGTGCTCGGTGGTGGACCTGAGGACGTCACCGAGGACTACCTCGACGCTGTCTTCGAGGAGGACTACGGGAAGGAGTGCGAGCTCCTCTCCGAGGACTACCGGGAGAGCAATCTCGGGGACGCCGACGACTGCGACGAGTACGCCGAGGACCGCGAGAAGGAGGACGAGGAGTTCGAGGAGGAGTTCGAGAACGAGTACGACCAGTCGTACGACGACTTCATCGGCGACATCGACCGTGACGTCGAGATCAAGGACGTCGAGGAGAAGGGTGACGACGAGGCGATCGTGGACTGGGAGATCAAGTACGAGTACACCGGTGACAACGACGACATCATCGACGGACAGCTCGATGGCGAGACCGAGGAGACGAGCACCGGCACGTTCAAGCTGGTGAAGGAGGACGGCGACTGGAAGGTCGACGACCCCTATTACAGCGACGAGGAGTGA
- a CDS encoding GntR family transcriptional regulator, whose protein sequence is MPTAQPQFDSLSVEHASTVERVTAELRRAVFEGEVESGTPLRELALAESLGVSRPTVREALMALVAEGLATREPNRGVSVATPRAESVRDVCAARWVLEGAGLRAWPTAGDDARKRVRQTLEAYTSAVRSGKASYEELNERHLAFHVSLVELTGSPRLVQMAESLMDELKLALAQVDRVRRNAHDQAESHEPLVRFLEDDDLDGAYEFLRRHIDDAADEIVEALALR, encoded by the coding sequence ATGCCGACCGCCCAGCCCCAGTTCGACTCCCTCAGCGTCGAGCACGCCTCCACCGTCGAGCGGGTGACCGCCGAGCTGCGCCGGGCGGTCTTCGAGGGCGAGGTCGAGAGCGGCACCCCCCTGCGCGAGCTGGCCCTCGCGGAGTCGCTCGGCGTCTCCCGCCCGACCGTGCGCGAGGCCCTGATGGCGCTGGTCGCCGAGGGCCTCGCGACCCGCGAGCCGAACCGCGGGGTGAGCGTGGCGACGCCGCGGGCGGAGTCGGTACGCGACGTGTGCGCGGCCCGGTGGGTGCTGGAGGGTGCGGGCCTGCGCGCGTGGCCGACTGCGGGCGACGACGCGCGCAAGCGGGTCCGCCAGACGCTCGAGGCCTACACCAGCGCGGTGCGGAGCGGGAAGGCGTCGTACGAGGAGCTCAACGAGCGGCACCTCGCGTTCCACGTCTCCCTGGTCGAGCTCACCGGCAGCCCGCGCCTGGTCCAGATGGCCGAGAGCCTGATGGACGAGCTGAAGCTGGCGCTCGCCCAGGTCGACCGGGTGCGCCGCAACGCCCACGACCAGGCCGAGTCCCACGAACCGCTCGTCCGGTTCCTCGAGGACGACGACCTCGACGGCGCCTACGAGTTCCTGCGCCGCCACATCGACGACGCGGCCGACGAGATCGTCGAGGCCCTCGCGCTGCGTTGA
- the hisC gene encoding histidinol-phosphate transaminase, whose translation MVEPLPHVRDIPPYVPGKPAVPQPGLTTFKLSSNENPYPPLPGVLATAQQAAEAMNRYPDMGCVALYDALATRLGVGTDELAAGTGSVALIYHLLSAYCGIGDEVVHAWRSFEAYPIAITAAGATGVKVPVTADGRHDLSAMAAAITDRTRAVLLCTPNNPTGPALGHAEVATFVAGVPDDVLVVVDEAYLEFVRMADPVDGLALLRGHPNVVLLRTFSKAYGLAGLRVGYAVATPEVAGALRAVALPFGVSSVAQAAAVASLAHEEDLMARVDALVEERDRLVAGITDAGWTVPEPQGNFVWFDLGERTADLAATFGDAGLAVRPFAGEGLRISVGEPEATDRLVALLRTTPPA comes from the coding sequence ATGGTCGAACCGCTGCCTCATGTGCGGGACATCCCGCCGTACGTCCCGGGCAAGCCGGCGGTGCCGCAGCCGGGCCTGACGACGTTCAAGCTCTCGTCCAACGAGAACCCCTACCCGCCGCTGCCCGGCGTGCTGGCGACCGCCCAGCAGGCGGCCGAGGCGATGAACCGCTACCCCGACATGGGGTGCGTCGCGCTCTACGACGCGCTGGCGACCAGGCTCGGAGTCGGCACCGACGAGCTGGCTGCCGGCACCGGCTCGGTGGCGCTGATCTACCACCTGCTGTCGGCGTACTGCGGCATCGGTGACGAGGTCGTGCACGCGTGGCGCTCGTTCGAGGCCTACCCGATCGCGATCACGGCCGCCGGCGCGACCGGCGTGAAGGTGCCCGTCACCGCCGACGGCCGCCACGACCTGTCCGCGATGGCGGCGGCGATCACCGACCGGACCCGCGCCGTCCTCCTCTGCACGCCCAACAACCCGACCGGCCCGGCGCTCGGCCACGCCGAGGTGGCGACGTTCGTCGCCGGGGTGCCCGACGACGTGCTCGTCGTCGTCGACGAGGCCTACCTCGAGTTCGTGCGGATGGCGGACCCGGTCGACGGGCTCGCGCTGCTCCGCGGCCACCCCAACGTGGTGCTGCTGCGCACGTTCTCCAAGGCCTACGGCCTGGCCGGGCTGAGGGTCGGGTACGCCGTCGCGACACCCGAGGTGGCTGGCGCGCTGCGTGCCGTCGCGCTGCCGTTCGGAGTCTCGTCGGTCGCCCAGGCCGCCGCGGTGGCGTCCCTGGCGCACGAGGAAGACCTGATGGCCCGGGTCGACGCCCTGGTGGAGGAGCGCGACCGGCTGGTCGCCGGGATCACCGACGCGGGCTGGACCGTCCCCGAGCCGCAGGGGAACTTCGTCTGGTTCGACCTCGGCGAGCGGACCGCCGATCTGGCCGCGACGTTCGGGGACGCCGGGCTCGCGGTCCGGCCCTTCGCCGGCGAAGGGCTGCGGATCAGTGTCGGCGAGCCGGAGGCGACCGACCGGCTGGTTGCTCTGCTGCGCACCACGCCGCCCGCCTGA
- a CDS encoding dihydrolipoamide acetyltransferase family protein, which produces MPEYLLPDVGEGLTEAEIVTWKVKVGDQVAINDVVVEIETAKSLVELPSPYAGEVTAILVAEGETVPVGTPIIAIGAPDPAAARSGPADGGASAIDLSNPAASGGGEGESLVGRMKADRGPQRRARRPLVDAAGERFARAGVHDVFNQGVTDQQGKVEHLVSAVMHDAEDQAGAAGEPVAPPAEPAPAPAGAAAGDVQVLAKPPVRKLAKDLGVDLRALTGTGRDGTITRSDVEQAAGSPGLETPPPGDAVSTRRPMASSTTGGGERETREPIKGVRKMMASAMTDSAFTAPHVTEWVTIDATATLDLVARLKERREFKGVKVSPLLVFARAVMLAMRRTPMINSTWDEAAGEVVVKHYVNLGIAAATPRGLVVPNVKDADALDLVDLARALEELTATAREGRTQPADMAGGTFTITNVGVFGVDAGTPIINPGESAILCMGAIKPKPWVVGDQVVPRQVTTLALSFDHRHIDGATGSQFLADVAGIVADPATALLF; this is translated from the coding sequence GTGCCCGAATACCTCCTTCCCGACGTCGGCGAGGGCCTCACCGAGGCCGAGATCGTGACCTGGAAGGTCAAGGTCGGCGACCAGGTCGCCATCAACGACGTCGTCGTCGAGATCGAGACCGCGAAGTCGCTGGTCGAGCTCCCGTCGCCCTACGCCGGCGAGGTCACCGCGATCCTGGTCGCCGAGGGCGAGACGGTGCCCGTCGGGACGCCGATCATCGCGATCGGTGCGCCGGACCCGGCGGCTGCCAGGTCCGGCCCGGCGGACGGCGGTGCGAGCGCGATCGACCTCTCCAACCCGGCGGCGAGCGGTGGTGGCGAGGGTGAGTCCCTGGTCGGCCGGATGAAGGCCGACCGCGGCCCTCAGCGCCGGGCCCGACGGCCCCTCGTCGACGCGGCGGGGGAGCGGTTCGCGCGGGCGGGCGTGCACGACGTCTTCAACCAGGGCGTCACCGACCAGCAGGGCAAGGTGGAGCACCTCGTCTCCGCCGTCATGCACGACGCGGAGGACCAGGCAGGTGCAGCGGGCGAGCCCGTGGCGCCTCCGGCAGAGCCGGCGCCGGCCCCGGCCGGCGCTGCCGCCGGCGACGTCCAGGTGCTGGCGAAGCCGCCGGTACGCAAGCTGGCGAAGGACCTCGGCGTCGACCTGCGGGCGCTGACCGGCACCGGGCGGGACGGCACGATCACGCGGTCGGACGTCGAGCAGGCGGCCGGGTCGCCGGGTCTCGAGACGCCACCACCGGGAGACGCTGTGTCCACCCGCCGGCCGATGGCCTCCTCGACCACCGGGGGCGGCGAGCGCGAGACGCGCGAGCCGATCAAGGGCGTGCGGAAGATGATGGCGTCGGCAATGACGGACTCGGCGTTCACCGCCCCGCACGTCACCGAGTGGGTCACCATCGACGCGACGGCGACACTCGACCTCGTCGCACGGCTCAAGGAGCGGCGCGAGTTCAAGGGCGTGAAGGTCTCGCCGCTGCTGGTGTTCGCGCGCGCGGTGATGCTGGCCATGCGGCGGACGCCGATGATCAACTCCACCTGGGACGAGGCAGCCGGCGAGGTCGTGGTCAAGCACTACGTCAACCTCGGCATCGCGGCCGCCACGCCGCGCGGTCTCGTCGTACCCAACGTCAAGGACGCCGACGCCCTCGACCTGGTCGACCTGGCGCGCGCGCTCGAGGAGCTCACGGCGACGGCGCGCGAAGGACGGACCCAGCCGGCGGACATGGCCGGCGGCACCTTCACCATCACCAATGTCGGCGTCTTCGGCGTGGACGCCGGGACGCCGATCATCAACCCCGGCGAGTCCGCGATCCTCTGCATGGGCGCGATCAAGCCCAAGCCGTGGGTGGTGGGTGACCAGGTGGTGCCCCGGCAGGTGACGACGTTGGCGCTGTCCTTCGACCACCGGCACATCGACGGCGCGACCGGGTCGCAGTTCCTCGCCGACGTCGCCGGGATCGTGGCAGACCCGGCCACGGCGTTGCTCTTCTGA
- a CDS encoding dimethylarginine dimethylaminohydrolase family protein yields MTLGWGRHYAMVEPSQFRVEYAINPFMDPAVQPDPQRATAQWQQLVDTLRAAGSTVDIIPGRLDSPDMVFAMNLGLVLLRPEWQGAGRRSVVLSHMRFPQRRNETPSAQRWFETNGFAASYVGREGVGAHFEAGDAFPFRGDLVVGIGPRTDELALKHLAADLGVTVRGVRITHPAMYHLDLAFCPLDEGRAIVCPEALEPASADLLLSLVPEPLVITEEEAISTLCANSVVVGRTVVMPACPPRVRAQLEAWGFEVVLVDVSEFHLGGGSVRCLTNPLDITLGRELVPVTGGRVVAPPSERENPAA; encoded by the coding sequence ATGACGCTGGGTTGGGGTCGCCACTACGCGATGGTCGAGCCGTCGCAGTTTCGGGTCGAGTACGCCATCAACCCGTTCATGGACCCTGCCGTCCAGCCCGATCCCCAGCGGGCCACCGCACAGTGGCAGCAGCTCGTCGACACCCTGCGAGCGGCGGGCTCGACGGTCGACATCATCCCGGGTCGTCTCGACAGCCCGGACATGGTCTTTGCGATGAACCTCGGGCTCGTCCTCCTCCGTCCGGAGTGGCAGGGCGCCGGTCGCCGCTCGGTCGTGCTGTCCCACATGCGCTTCCCGCAGCGCCGCAACGAGACGCCGAGCGCGCAGCGGTGGTTCGAGACCAACGGGTTCGCGGCGTCGTACGTCGGGCGCGAGGGGGTCGGCGCGCACTTCGAGGCCGGCGACGCCTTCCCGTTCCGCGGCGACCTGGTCGTCGGCATCGGCCCGCGCACGGACGAGCTGGCGCTCAAGCACCTCGCGGCCGACCTCGGCGTCACCGTGCGCGGCGTGCGGATCACGCACCCGGCGATGTACCACCTCGACCTCGCCTTCTGCCCGCTCGACGAGGGCCGCGCGATCGTCTGCCCCGAGGCGCTCGAGCCCGCGTCGGCCGACCTGCTGCTCTCGCTGGTGCCGGAGCCACTGGTGATCACCGAGGAGGAGGCGATCAGCACGCTGTGCGCCAACTCGGTCGTCGTCGGCCGCACCGTCGTGATGCCGGCCTGCCCGCCCCGCGTGCGCGCGCAGCTGGAGGCGTGGGGCTTCGAGGTCGTGCTGGTCGACGTGTCGGAGTTCCACCTCGGTGGCGGCTCGGTGCGCTGCCTGACCAACCCGCTCGACATCACGCTCGGGCGTGAGCTGGTGCCGGTGACCGGCGGCCGGGTGGTCGCGCCGCCCTCGGAGCGGGAGAACCCGGCGGCTTGA
- a CDS encoding DUF2510 domain-containing protein → MPGESPSQPGWYPDQNGTMRWFDGASWTDHVQPGSGPAGSAAAGSEPTQVQPGSPSPTQAFPQQPGWGGQPPAGPPSGPPGAAPGSPYGAVPQPSFPGGPGPGGPGGYPPPPSSGGSKGLLIILAVVGAIVLIAILAVGSWAIFLRDSDDDSGSDNGGDDSSLPDTTPEDVVEEYVQAVKDGDCEAALALLSEKLIAEEEANCEDEEDFMTDEEFEYVVGEATIDEEAETATVPFEVTAEGFSEEFPIGLVVEDEEWKIDSFEVAEAPSDVVTEATPSVPTDLTDLPTDLSDFPTDLSDFPTDFPSGFPTDPEELESYFETFLSDFITPTG, encoded by the coding sequence GTGCCCGGAGAGTCCCCCAGCCAGCCCGGCTGGTACCCCGACCAGAACGGCACGATGCGCTGGTTCGACGGCGCGTCCTGGACCGACCACGTCCAGCCCGGGTCCGGACCCGCCGGCTCCGCAGCGGCCGGCTCCGAGCCGACCCAGGTGCAGCCGGGTTCGCCGTCGCCGACCCAGGCATTCCCGCAGCAGCCGGGTTGGGGTGGGCAGCCGCCCGCTGGTCCGCCGTCCGGTCCGCCCGGAGCCGCACCCGGATCGCCGTACGGCGCCGTGCCCCAACCGTCGTTCCCGGGTGGTCCCGGACCGGGTGGTCCGGGTGGCTACCCGCCGCCGCCGTCCAGCGGCGGCAGCAAGGGCCTGCTGATCATCTTGGCGGTGGTCGGTGCGATCGTGCTGATCGCGATCCTGGCCGTCGGCTCGTGGGCGATCTTCCTCCGCGACAGCGACGACGACTCGGGCAGTGACAACGGCGGCGACGACAGCTCGCTGCCCGACACCACGCCCGAGGATGTGGTCGAGGAGTACGTGCAGGCGGTCAAGGACGGCGACTGCGAGGCGGCACTCGCTCTCCTCAGCGAGAAGCTGATCGCCGAGGAGGAGGCGAACTGCGAAGACGAGGAAGACTTCATGACGGACGAGGAGTTCGAGTACGTCGTGGGGGAGGCGACCATCGACGAGGAGGCCGAGACGGCCACCGTGCCGTTCGAGGTGACCGCCGAGGGGTTCAGCGAGGAGTTCCCGATCGGGTTGGTCGTCGAGGACGAGGAATGGAAGATCGACTCGTTCGAGGTGGCGGAGGCCCCGAGCGACGTCGTGACCGAGGCGACGCCCTCGGTGCCGACGGACCTCACCGACCTGCCGACGGACCTCAGTGACTTCCCGACGGATCTCAGTGACTTCCCCACGGACTTCCCGAGCGGCTTCCCGACCGATCCGGAGGAGCTCGAGTCCTACTTCGAGACGTTCCTCTCCGACTTCATCACCCCCACCGGATAA
- a CDS encoding alpha-ketoacid dehydrogenase subunit beta produces the protein MSKITLAQGLNRGLRKAMEADDKVLLMGEDVGKLGGVFRITDGLQKDFGEDRVIDSPLAESGIVGTAVGLAMRGYRPVVEIQFDGFVYPAYDQIVCQVAKMHFRSQGRVKMPMVIRIPFGGGIGAVEHHSESPEAQFAHTPGLKVVACSNPVDGYWMIQQAIAHDDPVIFLEPKRQYHADKAELDDTVDPPPLFTSRVLRPGSDATLLAYGPTVKTCLHAAEAAAGEGRSLEVIDLRTLSPLDMVPVYESVRRTGRAVVVHEAHTNLGLGAELAARITEECFYSLEAPVLRVGGFDTPYPASRLEEEWLPDLDRVLDAVDRSLEI, from the coding sequence ATGTCCAAGATCACGCTTGCGCAGGGGCTCAACCGCGGCCTGCGTAAGGCAATGGAGGCGGACGACAAGGTCTTGCTGATGGGTGAGGACGTCGGCAAGCTCGGCGGCGTCTTCCGGATCACCGACGGACTGCAGAAGGACTTCGGCGAGGACCGGGTCATCGACTCGCCGCTCGCGGAGTCGGGGATCGTCGGCACCGCCGTCGGTCTCGCGATGCGCGGCTACCGTCCGGTCGTGGAGATCCAGTTCGACGGCTTCGTCTACCCCGCCTACGACCAGATCGTCTGCCAGGTCGCCAAGATGCACTTCCGCAGCCAGGGCCGGGTCAAGATGCCGATGGTCATCCGGATCCCGTTCGGCGGCGGCATCGGCGCCGTCGAGCACCACTCCGAGTCGCCGGAGGCGCAGTTCGCCCACACGCCGGGACTCAAGGTCGTCGCCTGCTCCAACCCGGTCGACGGCTACTGGATGATCCAGCAGGCGATCGCCCACGACGACCCGGTCATCTTCCTCGAGCCGAAGCGGCAGTACCACGCCGACAAGGCGGAGCTCGACGACACCGTCGACCCGCCTCCGCTCTTCACCTCGCGCGTCCTCCGCCCCGGCAGCGACGCGACGCTGCTCGCCTACGGTCCGACCGTCAAGACCTGCCTGCACGCGGCCGAGGCGGCCGCCGGCGAAGGCAGGTCGCTCGAGGTGATCGACCTCCGCACGCTGTCGCCGCTCGACATGGTGCCGGTCTACGAGTCCGTACGCCGCACCGGCCGCGCGGTCGTCGTCCACGAGGCGCACACGAACCTCGGGCTCGGTGCCGAGCTTGCCGCTCGGATCACCGAGGAGTGCTTCTACTCCCTGGAGGCGCCGGTGCTCCGGGTCGGTGGCTTCGACACGCCGTACCCTGCGTCTCGTCTCGAGGAGGAGTGGCTCCCCGACCTCGACCGAGTCCTCGATGCCGTCGACCGCAGTCTGGAGATCTGA
- the pdhA gene encoding pyruvate dehydrogenase (acetyl-transferring) E1 component subunit alpha, protein MSDPGVVQPDFGPDLAEVFGPSHADGGPDLIQLLTPEGERVRHPEFDMEFSAEELRDLYRDMVLVRRIDVEATALQRHGELGIWAQLLGQEAAQIGAGRALRPNDFVFPTYREHGVAWCRGLDPLKLLGLFRGVDHGDWNPSDYNFNLYTIVIGAQTLHATGYAMGMQRDGVVGTGDPERDSAVLAHFGDGASSQGDVNEAFIFAASYNAPVVFFCQNNQWAISEPIERQSRIPLYQRALGFGFPGLRVDGNDVLATYAVTKAALQRARDGQGPTLVEAYTYRMGAHTTTDDPTRYRLSADVESWKLKDPITRLEVYLKRNGLADEAFFSDLVAEGDELGHTLREGCKAMPDPKPLDIFDRVYAETPPELVAQREGFAAYLETFEGAH, encoded by the coding sequence ATGAGCGACCCCGGTGTCGTGCAGCCCGACTTCGGGCCCGACCTTGCTGAAGTGTTCGGCCCCTCGCACGCAGACGGCGGCCCCGACCTGATCCAGCTGCTGACTCCCGAGGGAGAGCGGGTCCGCCACCCCGAGTTCGACATGGAGTTCTCCGCGGAGGAGCTGCGCGACCTCTACCGCGACATGGTGCTCGTACGCCGGATCGACGTCGAGGCCACCGCGCTCCAGCGGCACGGCGAGCTCGGCATCTGGGCACAGCTCCTGGGCCAGGAGGCAGCGCAGATCGGTGCCGGACGCGCGCTGCGGCCCAATGACTTCGTCTTCCCGACCTACCGCGAGCACGGTGTCGCCTGGTGTCGCGGGCTCGACCCGTTGAAGCTGCTCGGCCTGTTCCGTGGCGTCGACCACGGTGACTGGAACCCGTCGGACTACAACTTCAACCTCTATACGATCGTGATCGGTGCGCAGACCCTCCACGCCACCGGCTACGCGATGGGGATGCAGCGGGACGGGGTGGTCGGCACCGGCGACCCCGAGCGGGACAGCGCCGTGCTCGCCCACTTCGGTGACGGCGCGTCCTCGCAGGGCGACGTCAACGAGGCGTTCATCTTCGCGGCCTCCTACAACGCGCCGGTCGTCTTCTTCTGCCAGAACAACCAGTGGGCGATCTCCGAGCCGATCGAGCGGCAGAGCCGGATCCCGCTCTACCAGCGGGCACTCGGCTTCGGCTTCCCCGGCCTGCGGGTCGACGGCAACGACGTGCTCGCGACGTACGCCGTCACCAAGGCCGCTCTCCAGCGCGCCCGCGACGGCCAGGGCCCCACCCTCGTCGAGGCCTACACCTACCGGATGGGCGCGCACACGACGACCGACGACCCGACCCGCTACCGGCTCAGCGCCGACGTCGAGAGCTGGAAGCTCAAGGACCCGATCACCCGCTTGGAGGTCTACCTCAAGCGCAACGGCCTCGCCGACGAGGCGTTCTTCAGCGACCTCGTCGCGGAGGGCGACGAGCTCGGTCACACGCTGCGCGAGGGCTGCAAGGCGATGCCGGATCCCAAGCCGCTCGACATCTTCGACCGGGTCTATGCCGAGACCCCGCCCGAGCTGGTTGCACAGAGGGAGGGCTTCGCGGCCTACCTCGAGACGTTCGAGGGGGCGCACTGA
- a CDS encoding cation diffusion facilitator family transporter, whose translation MGVGHGHGHSAARAADRRRLRWVLVVTGTVLVVEVVGAWITGSLALLADAGHMATDAGAVVLALGASYVAARPGGARSTFGYHRVEVMAALVNAVVLLGVCGYLAWAGVARLSDPPDVDGAGLVGFAVVGLLANAASLALLRGGDRSSLNLRGAINEVLADLVGSVLAIAAGVAIWVADWQHADPVASLVIAAMILPRAVLLIRDAGRVLLEIAPAELDLDDVVHHLTHAPGVVGVHDLHAWTITSGMISLSAHVTVRDEILEEQGVGAVLDALGDCVATHFDVRHTTFQVEPLSHQEHEDLGEMH comes from the coding sequence ATGGGCGTCGGGCACGGTCACGGGCACTCCGCAGCGCGGGCGGCCGATCGCAGGCGCCTGCGCTGGGTCCTGGTCGTCACCGGCACGGTGCTCGTGGTCGAGGTCGTCGGTGCGTGGATCACGGGTTCGCTGGCGCTGCTCGCCGACGCGGGGCACATGGCGACCGACGCCGGAGCCGTCGTGCTCGCCCTGGGAGCGTCGTACGTCGCGGCCCGGCCCGGTGGGGCCCGGTCGACGTTCGGCTACCACCGGGTCGAGGTCATGGCCGCGCTGGTCAATGCCGTCGTGCTGCTCGGTGTCTGCGGCTACCTGGCCTGGGCGGGCGTGGCGCGGCTGTCCGACCCACCCGACGTGGACGGTGCGGGGCTGGTCGGGTTCGCCGTCGTCGGTCTGCTCGCCAACGCCGCGTCCCTGGCCCTGCTCCGCGGCGGCGACCGGTCCTCGCTGAACCTGCGGGGCGCGATCAACGAGGTGCTCGCCGACCTGGTGGGATCGGTGCTCGCGATCGCGGCCGGCGTCGCGATCTGGGTCGCCGACTGGCAGCACGCCGACCCGGTCGCCTCGCTCGTGATCGCGGCCATGATCCTGCCGCGAGCGGTGCTGCTGATCCGAGACGCAGGACGGGTGCTGCTGGAGATCGCTCCGGCCGAGCTCGACCTGGACGACGTCGTGCACCACCTGACGCACGCGCCCGGCGTCGTGGGCGTGCACGACCTCCACGCCTGGACCATCACCAGCGGCATGATCAGCCTTTCGGCCCACGTGACGGTGCGCGACGAGATCCTCGAGGAGCAGGGGGTGGGCGCTGTGCTCGATGCCCTCGGCGACTGTGTCGCCACCCACTTCGACGTCCGACACACGACGTTCCAGGTCGAGCCCTTGTCGCACCAGGAGCACGAGGACCTCGGCGAGATGCACTAG
- a CDS encoding serine/threonine-protein kinase has product MTTPTGPAEGFPAPGERIGPFEIVRQLGTGGMGVVFEAVDTALQRRVALKVISPHVAGDPAFRARFTREAQAQASLDSPHVVQVFAHGEADGSLYIASQLIPDGDLGAMVRAQGAPPPRVALELIAQVAAGLADAHATGLVHRDIKPSNVLLRHRGEDVTAYLADFGIARRVDGDTGLSPPLTTQGAAVGTPAYMAPELHTGGRPGPPTDIYSVGCLLWAALVGSAPYIGTTDYQLVTAHVSAPVPQVAAAGPFEREVNRVLRSAMAKHPGERHPSAAALRDDLRRVLATIPAPASVEPDDSVEPPTVSSSSVPTRRVAAIAVGLVSLLGAGAVHGVLTLRSDDAGGTGRGAGGATSSEPAHEDGLTRAQRIAAANIAAALDADADLDVVAAECTARTLVRRSGVDGLQEQGLIDDDLDFVDSGGTGAIDPQVYADIIEVGVGCVFESVGLGAVPRPATLVE; this is encoded by the coding sequence GTGACCACGCCGACCGGACCCGCGGAGGGTTTCCCGGCACCAGGTGAGCGGATCGGGCCCTTCGAGATCGTCCGTCAGCTCGGCACGGGTGGCATGGGCGTCGTCTTCGAGGCCGTCGACACCGCGCTGCAGCGCCGGGTCGCGCTCAAGGTGATCTCGCCGCACGTGGCGGGCGACCCGGCGTTCCGCGCCCGGTTCACCCGGGAGGCGCAGGCCCAGGCGTCGCTCGACTCGCCGCACGTGGTGCAGGTCTTCGCGCACGGCGAGGCCGACGGATCTCTCTACATCGCGTCTCAGCTGATCCCGGACGGCGATCTCGGCGCGATGGTCCGCGCGCAGGGCGCGCCACCCCCGCGGGTCGCGCTCGAGCTGATCGCCCAGGTCGCTGCCGGTCTCGCCGACGCCCACGCGACCGGCCTCGTGCACCGCGACATCAAGCCCTCCAACGTGCTGCTGCGGCACCGCGGCGAGGACGTGACGGCGTACCTTGCGGACTTCGGTATCGCGCGCCGGGTCGACGGTGACACTGGGCTCAGCCCGCCGTTGACGACGCAGGGCGCGGCGGTCGGGACGCCCGCCTACATGGCGCCGGAGCTGCACACGGGCGGGAGGCCGGGCCCGCCCACCGACATCTACTCGGTCGGCTGCCTGCTCTGGGCGGCGCTCGTGGGCAGCGCGCCGTACATCGGTACGACGGACTACCAGCTCGTCACGGCCCACGTGTCCGCTCCGGTCCCGCAGGTCGCGGCGGCCGGCCCGTTCGAGCGGGAGGTCAACCGGGTCCTGCGGAGCGCGATGGCCAAGCACCCGGGTGAGCGGCACCCCTCGGCCGCGGCGCTGCGGGACGACCTGCGGCGGGTGCTGGCGACCATCCCCGCACCGGCTTCCGTCGAGCCCGACGACAGCGTCGAGCCGCCGACCGTCTCGTCGTCGTCCGTGCCCACCCGACGGGTGGCCGCGATCGCGGTCGGGCTGGTGTCGCTGCTCGGGGCCGGCGCGGTCCACGGCGTGCTGACGCTCCGCAGTGACGACGCCGGCGGCACCGGACGAGGAGCCGGTGGCGCCACCAGCTCGGAACCCGCTCACGAGGACGGGCTGACCCGCGCCCAGCGGATCGCGGCCGCCAACATCGCAGCCGCGCTCGACGCCGACGCCGACCTCGATGTGGTCGCCGCCGAGTGCACGGCGCGCACGCTGGTGCGCCGGTCGGGCGTCGACGGCCTGCAGGAGCAAGGCCTGATCGACGACGACCTGGACTTCGTCGACAGCGGTGGGACTGGCGCCATCGATCCGCAGGTCTACGCGGACATCATCGAAGTCGGCGTCGGCTGCGTCTTCGAGTCGGTCGGCCTCGGGGCCGTTCCTCGCCCAGCCACGCTCGTCGAGTAG